In Pithys albifrons albifrons isolate INPA30051 chromosome 6, PitAlb_v1, whole genome shotgun sequence, a single genomic region encodes these proteins:
- the LOC139673484 gene encoding ras-related and estrogen-regulated growth inhibitor-like: MSFPRPLRRSVSLSPARTLRLVVLGQSAVGKTALTVRFITRRFIGDYDPTLEMIYRHVAIIDGEMVHFEILDTAGQEEDSLQIEEKIKWGDGFAVVYSVTDRCSFDEVMRLCFLINHLHSSPKRSGGAEQPPVVIVGNKKDLQFDRMVSTEDGENLSKALKLPFYEISTRDSYEEPVAVFSSLYQELLRQGHFSPGSFKRRTVSKLMEKIPKMQASSTLNSAGRSLSFNSFRDYIPE, translated from the exons ATGAGCTTCCCGCGGCCCTTGCGCCGCTCCGTCAGCCTCAGCCCGGCCCGCACCCTGCGCCTCGTCGTGCTGGGACAGAGCGCCGTGGGCAAGACAG CATTGACAGTACGATTCATCACCAGGAGATTCATTGGAGACTATGATCCAACTCTAG AAATGATCTACAGGCACGTGGCCATCATCGATGGGGAGATGGTGCACTTCGAGATCCTCGACACGGCAGGACAG GAGGAGGACTCCCTGCAGATCGAGGAGAAGATCAAGTGGGGCGATGGCTTTGCCGTGGTGTACTCGGTGACCGACCGGTGCAGCTTCGATGAGGTGATGCGGCTCTGCTTCCTCATCAACCACCTGCACTCCAGCCCCAAGCGCAGCGGCGGCGCCGAGCAGCCCCCTGTCGTCATCGTGGGCAACAAGAAGGACCTGCAGTTTGACAGGATGGTGTCTACAGAGGACGGTGAGAACCTCTCCAAAGCCCTGAAGCTTCCTTTCTACGAGATCTCCACCCGGGACAGCTACGAGGAGCCGGTGGCTGTGTTCAGCAGCCTctaccaggagctgctgaggcagGGGCACTTCTCCCCGGGCTCCTTCAAGAGGAGGACAGTGTCAAAGCTCATGGAGAAGATTCCCAAGATGCAGGCCAGCTCCACCCTGAACTCCGCGGGCCGGAGCCTCAGCTTTAACTCCTTCAGGGACTACATCCCTGAGTGA